One window of the Anolis sagrei isolate rAnoSag1 chromosome 5, rAnoSag1.mat, whole genome shotgun sequence genome contains the following:
- the TBC1D9 gene encoding TBC1 domain family member 9 translates to MWVNPEEVLLANALWITERANPYFILQRRKGHGGEGGSGGITGLLVGTLDVVLDSSARVAPYRILYQAPDSMIYWTIACGCSRKEITEHWEWLEQNLLQTLSIFENENDINTFVRGKIQGIIAEYNKINGIREDDDTEKFKEATVKFHKLFGMPEEEKLVNYYSCSYWKGKVPRQGWMYLSINHLCFYSFLMGREAKLVIRWVDITQLEKNATLLLPDVIKVSTRSSQHFFSVFLNINETFKLMEQLANIAMRQLLDNEGFEQDRSLPRLKKKSPKKVSALKRDLDARAKSERYRALFRLPKDEKLDGHTDCTLWTPFNKRHILGQMFVSTNYICFTSKEEHMCSLIIPLREVTIVEKADSSSVLPSPLSISTKNRMTFLFANLKDRDFLVQRISDFLQQTTSKIYSEKEISGSYNSSDDEVYSRASSIFSSSPQRSLSSETDGERHFNLNGNSIPTVTQALMTMYRRRSPEEFNPKLAKEFLKEQAWKIHFAEYGQGICMYRTEKTRDLVLKGIPESMRGELWLLLSGAINEMATHAGYYEDLVEKSMGKYNLATEEIERDLHRSLPEHPAFQNEMGIAALRRVLTAYAFRNPNIGYCQAMNIVTSVLLLYAKEEEAFWLLVALCERMLPDYYNTRVVGALVDQGVFEELARDYVPQLYDCMQDLGVISTISLSWFLTLFLSVMPFESAVVVVDCFFYEGIKVIFQLALAVLDANVDKLLNCKDDGEAMTVLGRYLDSVTNKDSTLPPIPHLHSLLSDDVGPHPEVDIFRLIRTSYEKFGGIRADLIEQMRFKQRLKVIQTLEDTTKRNVVRTIVTETSFTIDELEELYALFKAEHLTSCYWGGTSNATDRHDPSLPYLEQYRIDFEQFKGMFALLFPWACGTHSDVLAARLFRLLDENGDSLINFREFVSGLSAACHGDLTEKLKLLYRMHVLPDPSSDQEEPDSAFEATQYFFEDITPDCTHVVGVDGRNKHGTDEGFVNVSVKTEKGKKNAQDNRNYLRMWSQENKSKVKSAKDLPKLNQGQFIELCKTMYNMFSEDPNEQDLYHATAAVTSLLLEIGEVGKLFNAQPMKESENNSNAIQNNLLQKKGNQQYHLEQRDPFQDAFFADEEENICGDGTHMEDIKLEDSSPRDNGTGSSMLISDDDTKDDSSMSSYSVLSAGSHEEDKLHCEDIGEDTVLVRSNNPASLPRSTSIDRDWAITFEQFLASLLTEPALVRYFDKPVCMMARITNAKNVRMMGKLIISASDYEISAMSG, encoded by the exons GGAATCATTGCAGAATATAACAAAATCAATGGTATTAGGGAGGACGATGACACCGAGAAATTTAAGGAAGCTACAGTGAAGTTCCACAAGCTGTTTGGGATGCCAGAGGAAGAGAAACTGGTGAATTATTATTCCTGCAGCTACTGGAAAGGGAAGGTCCCACGTCAGGGGTGGATGTACCTCAGCATTAATCACCTGTGTTTTTATTCCTTTCTCATGGGAAGAGAAG CCAAACTAGTCATCCGGTGGGTTGACATCACCCAGCTTGAGAAGAATGCTACTCTGCTTTTGCCAGATGTGATCAAAGTCAGTACAAGGTCCAGCCAGCATTTCTtttcagtgttcctcaacatcaACGAAACATTTAAACTCATGGAGCAACTTGCCAACATTGCGATGAGGCAGCTCTTGGACAATGAAGGCTTTGAGCAGGACAGGTCACTACCCAGACTCAAGAAGAAGTCCCCTAAAAAAGTATCAGCGCTAAAACG GGATCTTGATGCTAGAGCCAAAAGTGAAAGGTATCGGGCCTTATTCCGCCTTCCAAAGGATGAAAAACTGGATGGACATACGGATTGCACCCTGTGGACTCCATTTAATAAAAGGCATATTTTGGGTCAGATGTTTGTCTCGACAAACTACATCTGTTTCACTAGCAAGGAAGAACACATGTGCAGCCTCATTATCCCACTTCGAGAG GTAACTATTGTAGAAAAGGCAGACAGTTCGAGTGTACTGCCTAGCCCACTATCCATCAGCACTAAAAACCGAATGACATTTCTCTTTGCCAATTTGAAAGATAGAGACTTTCTGGTGCAAAGGATTTCTGACTTTCTTCAGCAAACAACTTCCAAAATATATTCTGAGAaagagatttctggaagttacaATAGTTCTGATGATGAG GTATACTCAAGGGCAAGTAGCATCTTTTCATCCAGCCCTCAGAGAAGCCTTAGTTCTGAAACTGATGGAGAACGGCATTTCAACTTGAACGGTAACAGCATCCCAACAGTAACGCAGGCGCTAATGACCATGTATCGTCGGCGTTCGCCAGAGGAGTTTAACCCTAAATTA GCAAAGGAGTTTTTAAAAGAGCAAGCTTGGAAGATTCATTTTGCTGAATACGGACAAGGCATCTGTATGTATCGCACAGAGAAAACAAGAGACCTTGTGCTAAAAGGTATCCCAGAAAGCATGAGAGGGGAACTCTGGCTGCTTCTGTCAG GCGCTATTAATGAAATGGCCACCCACGCTGGCTATTATGAAGACTTGGTGGAGAAGTCCATGGGGAAATATAATCTTGCAACGGAGGAGATTGAGAGGGATTTGCACCGCTCCCTCCCAGAGCATCCTGCATTCCAGAACGAGATGGGTATTGCTGCTCTGCGGAGGGTACTCACTGCTTATGCATTTAGAAACCCCAACATAGGATATTGTCAG GCCATGAATATTGTTACGTCAGTACTGCTTTTATAtgcaaaggaagaggaagcattcTGGCTTCTGGTGGCCTTGTGTGAGCGCATGTTGCCAGATTActacaacacaagagttgttg GTGCTCTAGTGGATCAAGGTGTGTTTGAAGAGTTAGCTCGAGATTATGTTCCCCAACTTTATGACTGTATGCAGGACTTGGGCGTCATCTCCACCATCTCCCTTTCTTGGTTCCTCACACTCTTCCTCAGTGTTATGCCCTTTGAAAGTGCTGTGGTTGTGGTGGACTGCTTCTTTTATGAAGGCATAAAGGTGATATTCCAGTTGGCACTTGCAGTCCTAGATGCAAATGTGGACAAGCTGCTGAATTGTAAAGATGACGGGGAAGCTATGACGGTGCTTGGAAG GTATTTGGACAGTGTGACCAATAAAGACAGCACTTTACCGCCAATTCCACACCTTCACTCACTACTCAGTGATGATGTAGGGCCACATCCTGAAGTGGATATCTTCAGGCTCATCAGAACTTCTTATGAG AAATTTGGAGGTATCCGAGCAGATCTGATTGAGCAAATGAGGTTCAAACAGAGGTTGAAGGTAATCCAGACACTTGAAGACACTACCAAACGTAATGTG GTACGAACCATAGTGACTGAAACCTCTTTTACAATAGATGAGCTGGAAGAACTTTATGCCCTTTTCAAG gcaGAGCATCTCACTAGCTGCTATTGGGGGGGCACCAGCAACGCCACTGACCGCCACGACCCCAGTTTGCCTTATTTAGAACAATACCGCATTGACTTCGAGCAGTTCAAGGGGATGTTTGCTCTCCTCTTTCCTTGGGCCTGTGGGACtcactcagatgttttggccgccCGCCTGTTCAGATTGCTGGATGAAAATGGAGATTCCTTAATCAACTTCCGGGAATTTGTCTCTGGCCTTA GTGCAGCATGCCATGGAGATCTTACTGAGAAACTGAAACTGCTGTATAGGATGCATGTTTTGCCTG ACCCATCATCTGATCAAGAAGAGCCAGATTCTGCCTTTGAAGCAACTCAATACTTCTTTGAAGATATTACACCAGATTGTACACATG TTGTTGGCGTAGATGGCAGAAACAAGCATGGGACAGATGAGGGATTTGTTAATGTGAGTGTGAAAACTGAAAAAG GTAAAAAGAACGCTCAAGATAATAGAAATTATCTTAGAATGTGGAGCCAGGAGAATAAATCCAAAGTAAAGAGTGCCAAGGACTTGCCCAAACTAAATCAG gGGCAGTTTATTGAATTGTGCAAGACCATGTATAATATGTTCAGTGAAGACCCTAATGAACAGGATCTTTACCATGCTACGGCCGCTGTGACAAGTTTGCTTCTGGAAATTGGTGAAGTTGGTAAGCTATTTAATGCTCAGCCCATGAAAGAGTCTGAAAATAACAGTAATGCCATTCAGAATAATTTGCTCCAAAAGAAGGGGAACCAGCAGTATCACCTTGAACAACGTGATCCTTTTCAAGATGCCTTCTTTGCTGACGAGGAAGAGAATATTTGTGGTGATGGTACACATATGGAAGACATTAAGCTGGAAGATTCTTCCCCTAGGGATAATGGAACTGGCTCTTCCATGCTGATTTCCGATGATGATACTAAAGATGACAGCTCCATGTCTTCCTATTCCGTCCTAAGTGCAGGATCTCATGAGGAGGACAAGCTGCACTGTGAAGACATTGGCGAGGACACCGTTTTGGTACGAAGCAACAACCCAGCTTCTCTGCCTAGAAGTACTAGCATTGACAGAGACTGGGCCATCACCTTTGAGCAGTTTTTGGCTTCCCTCTTGACTGAACCAGCCCTTGTGCGGTATTTTGACAAGCCGGTGTGTATGATGGCAAGGATTACTAATGCTAAGAATGTGCGGATGATGGGCAAACTGATTATATCAGCAAGTGACTATGAAATCTCTGCAATGTCAGGCTGA